In Candidatus Bathyarchaeota archaeon, the genomic window GTTCAGAGACTTTTCAGGATGAAATTAATGAACTTGATATGAACAACAGCTATCTAGTTTACTGTGCAGTTGGAGTACGTAGCGGATTAGCTACTGATATTATGGAGGAATTGGGCTTTCAAGGCGTTTATGATATGAAAGGAGGATTCATAGAATGGATGGCAGAAGGACTGCCTGTAGTAAAAAGCAAAACACCTCAAATCCTTGATCTTGAATTGAACAATACTGAATTGGTAATGAATACATGCGATTCTTATTATCAGCTACTACAAAAATTAGCATATGAACACTGTAATCCATGTAGAGAAAGATTGCTTGATGAAGTAATGGAATTTTTTGTAGAAGATTCTATGCTTGTAAAAAACTCGGCTAGATATAGCGGCCGAGAAGAGATAAGATCACTCTTTTCCAATACAATTCGCTCTGATATAACAATCGATGGAGTACTTATTGAAGTCGAAATTATGGAAAGCCAAGCTTACGCTAGCTATAATGTTACAATAACCAATAGGTATGACGACCAGCGTCTAGAGAACATTAACTTAAAGCTTTCAGATGGTCAATGGAAGATTACAGAAGTAGAAATTTTGAAGGGATACTAGCACACTATAGAGTTAAGGATTTAAGATCATATGAGTTTTCCCCATGTGTGCTCAAAGTTGCTTGCACTATCTCCAAGATCATCTTTTTTCACCTTCAAAGATCCATCTATTGTCGAAAAATAAA contains:
- a CDS encoding rhodanese-like domain-containing protein is translated as MNNKFPIIALIILTLIVLGGWFYAIQPHLFLTSEIPTSEIFTTPTSTPTTNPAIIIGPERAYITIQENKMNQSFIIIDVRTPEEFEDGHIENAINIDIRSETFQDEINELDMNNSYLVYCAVGVRSGLATDIMEELGFQGVYDMKGGFIEWMAEGLPVVKSKTPQILDLELNNTELVMNTCDSYYQLLQKLAYEHCNPCRERLLDEVMEFFVEDSMLVKNSARYSGREEIRSLFSNTIRSDITIDGVLIEVEIMESQAYASYNVTITNRYDDQRLENINLKLSDGQWKITEVEILKGY